Proteins encoded by one window of Salirhabdus salicampi:
- the icd gene encoding NADP-dependent isocitrate dehydrogenase, translating into MTQAEKITVENGKMNVPNKPVVPYIEGDGIGPDIWAAASRVLDAAVEKAYKGEKEIEWKEVYAGEKAYNKTGEWLPSETLDVIREYKIAIKGPLTTPIGGGIRSLNVALRQELDLFTCLRPVRYFDGVPSPLKRPEDTDMVIFRENTEDIYAGIEWQKGTPEVKKVIEFLQNEMGVHKIRFPETSGIGIKPVSEEGTKRLVRSAIDYALNEGRKSVTLVHKGNIMKYTEGAFKAWGYEVAEEEYGDKVFTWAEYDRIVEEKGKDAANQAQDEAEKAGKIIVKDAIADIFLQQILTRPKEFDVVATMNLNGDYISDALAAQVGGIGIAPGANINFESGHAIFEATHGTAPKYAGLDKVNPSSVILSGVLMLEHLGWREAANLVIKSMEKTIASKVVTYDFARLMDNATEVKCSQFGDELIKNME; encoded by the coding sequence ATGACACAAGCTGAAAAAATCACGGTGGAAAATGGAAAAATGAATGTACCTAACAAACCAGTTGTTCCGTACATTGAAGGGGATGGAATTGGTCCAGATATTTGGGCAGCTGCCTCTCGTGTTTTAGATGCTGCAGTTGAAAAAGCTTATAAAGGCGAAAAAGAAATTGAGTGGAAAGAAGTATATGCTGGAGAAAAAGCATATAACAAAACAGGTGAGTGGTTACCATCGGAAACACTTGATGTTATTCGTGAATATAAGATTGCAATCAAAGGACCTTTAACAACACCAATTGGTGGAGGGATTCGTTCATTAAATGTAGCTTTAAGACAAGAACTAGACTTATTTACATGTTTACGTCCAGTTCGTTATTTTGACGGTGTACCATCACCATTAAAACGTCCGGAAGATACGGATATGGTTATTTTCCGTGAAAATACAGAAGATATTTATGCTGGGATCGAATGGCAAAAAGGAACACCTGAAGTGAAGAAGGTTATTGAATTTTTACAAAACGAAATGGGTGTACATAAAATTCGTTTTCCAGAAACATCGGGAATCGGAATTAAACCTGTATCTGAAGAAGGGACAAAACGTTTAGTTCGTTCTGCAATAGACTATGCTTTAAATGAAGGGCGCAAAAGCGTTACCCTAGTTCATAAAGGGAACATTATGAAATACACAGAAGGTGCATTTAAAGCTTGGGGTTATGAAGTTGCTGAAGAAGAATATGGTGACAAAGTCTTTACATGGGCTGAGTATGACCGTATCGTTGAGGAAAAAGGAAAAGACGCCGCAAATCAGGCCCAAGATGAGGCAGAAAAAGCAGGTAAAATTATTGTGAAGGATGCAATTGCTGACATCTTCTTGCAACAAATTTTAACTCGTCCAAAAGAATTCGATGTTGTGGCTACAATGAACTTGAATGGTGATTATATTTCTGATGCATTGGCAGCACAAGTTGGTGGAATCGGTATTGCACCAGGTGCTAACATTAACTTTGAATCAGGCCATGCTATTTTCGAAGCAACACATGGAACAGCACCTAAATATGCAGGATTAGATAAGGTGAATCCATCTTCAGTTATTCTTTCCGGAGTCCTGATGCTAGAACATCTTGGATGGAGAGAAGCAGCAAACCTTGTCATTAAATCAATGGAAAAAACGATTGCAAGCAAAGTAGTAACATATGATTTCGCTCGACTAATGGATAACGCTACAGAGGTGAAGTGTTCCCAATTTGGTGATGAGTTAATTAAAAACATGGAATAA
- a CDS encoding DUF441 domain-containing protein, with protein sequence MFSQSTLFLLILFMLGYIAKNNAIMIAIYILLGIKLFQLEGKFLPYIEAKGIGIGVIVITIAVLAPIASGDIGFQQLYESITSYYAWISLAAGMFVAYVAKDGLFLLENSPHLTTALVLGTILAVVFFKGVPVGPLIGAGIAYIGMKLSDYVIQWF encoded by the coding sequence ATGTTTTCTCAGTCCACATTATTCTTATTAATTTTATTTATGCTAGGATATATAGCTAAAAACAATGCTATTATGATTGCCATCTATATTCTATTAGGAATTAAATTGTTTCAATTAGAAGGTAAATTTTTACCATATATCGAAGCGAAGGGAATTGGTATTGGAGTTATTGTCATTACGATTGCAGTATTGGCACCAATTGCATCTGGGGATATAGGATTTCAGCAATTATACGAAAGTATCACCTCCTATTATGCTTGGATTTCGTTAGCTGCAGGGATGTTTGTTGCATATGTCGCCAAGGATGGGCTCTTTTTATTAGAAAACTCACCACATTTAACCACTGCGCTTGTTCTCGGAACCATACTGGCTGTAGTCTTTTTTAAAGGAGTTCCAGTAGGCCCATTAATTGGTGCAGGTATCGCCTATATAGGAATGAAATTATCCGACTATGTCATTCAATGGTTTTAA
- the citZ gene encoding citrate synthase codes for MAGTKGLEGVVATESSISSIINDQLTYVGYDIDDLAENASFEEVIFLLWNKRLPTGAELVEFKETLAHNMDIPKEIIDHFRSYDVKSVHPMAALRTAVSMLGLFDDEADVMEEEANKRKAIRLQAKVPTIVTAFARIRQGKEPVSPKADFGFAQNFLYMLNGKEPKDIEVEAFNKALVLHADHELNASTFTSRVCVATLSDVYSGITAAIGALKGPLHGGANERVMKMLKEIDDPNYAIDYVKDKLANKEKIMGMGHRVYRQGDPRAKHLREMSKQLTDLNGESKWYEMSVQIEDYMKSEKGLPANVDFYSASVYHSLGIDHDLFTPIFAVSRVSGWLAHILEQYENNRLIRPRADYNGPTGQKYVLVEHR; via the coding sequence ATGGCAGGAACAAAAGGGCTTGAAGGGGTAGTTGCAACAGAGTCATCTATCAGTTCAATCATTAATGATCAGTTAACATATGTAGGATATGACATTGATGACTTAGCTGAGAATGCAAGTTTTGAAGAAGTCATTTTCCTTTTATGGAATAAGAGACTGCCAACAGGGGCTGAATTAGTAGAATTTAAAGAAACATTAGCGCATAATATGGATATTCCGAAGGAAATCATTGACCATTTCCGTTCATATGATGTGAAGTCTGTTCATCCTATGGCTGCATTACGAACTGCAGTTTCAATGTTAGGATTATTTGATGATGAAGCTGATGTTATGGAAGAAGAAGCAAACAAACGTAAAGCAATTCGTTTACAAGCGAAAGTACCAACAATTGTAACCGCTTTTGCTCGCATACGCCAAGGGAAAGAACCGGTATCACCTAAGGCTGATTTTGGTTTTGCCCAAAACTTCCTTTACATGTTAAATGGTAAAGAACCGAAAGATATTGAAGTAGAAGCGTTCAATAAAGCACTTGTTCTACATGCGGACCATGAATTAAATGCCTCTACATTTACATCAAGAGTATGTGTAGCTACGCTATCGGATGTATACTCAGGTATAACTGCAGCTATTGGTGCCTTGAAGGGTCCTCTTCATGGTGGAGCAAATGAACGAGTGATGAAAATGCTAAAAGAAATTGATGATCCGAATTATGCAATTGACTACGTAAAAGACAAGTTAGCAAATAAAGAAAAGATCATGGGCATGGGCCACCGTGTTTATCGACAAGGTGATCCCCGCGCCAAGCATTTAAGGGAAATGTCGAAACAATTAACCGACTTAAATGGTGAATCAAAGTGGTATGAGATGTCTGTTCAAATTGAGGATTATATGAAGTCGGAAAAGGGCTTACCTGCAAACGTAGATTTCTATTCTGCTTCGGTCTATCATAGTTTAGGTATAGATCACGATTTATTTACACCGATTTTTGCTGTAAGTCGTGTCTCAGGCTGGTTAGCACATATTCTAGAACAATATGAAAATAACCGTTTGATTCGTCCAAGAGCGGACTATAATGGCCCAACTGGACAAAAATATGTTTTAGTTGAACATCGATAA